The following are encoded in a window of Rubellicoccus peritrichatus genomic DNA:
- a CDS encoding class I SAM-dependent DNA methyltransferase — protein sequence MENDFNKIARQYVEVKQQAWRSAIEEYSFLKLIGDVEGLKVVDIACGQGYFTRLLKQGNPASICGFDSSSQMIKLARDEEKSKPMGIDYQVGDITDESLHGDFDLAVAAWLLVYAKSYEMLDEVCTGLARQLKSGGRFVTFTTNCDVHTHKPDYSKYGFRIDFPDDLHAGSEFRWSGQTSDGLCEVVNYYLPNKAYAVALEKAGFRDVKYHAISLSPQAPETEAYWSYFLQYPPAFMIDAVKS from the coding sequence ATGGAAAACGATTTCAACAAGATTGCCCGCCAGTATGTCGAGGTCAAACAACAGGCTTGGCGTTCGGCTATTGAGGAGTATTCGTTCCTCAAACTGATTGGCGATGTGGAGGGGTTGAAGGTGGTGGATATCGCTTGCGGGCAGGGTTATTTCACCCGTCTCCTTAAACAAGGCAATCCTGCCTCTATTTGTGGCTTCGACTCCTCTTCGCAAATGATCAAGCTTGCACGCGATGAAGAGAAGAGCAAGCCGATGGGGATCGATTATCAGGTTGGTGATATCACCGACGAAAGCCTTCATGGGGATTTCGATCTCGCCGTTGCCGCCTGGCTGCTCGTCTATGCGAAATCCTACGAGATGCTCGACGAGGTGTGCACCGGACTTGCCCGTCAGCTGAAAAGCGGCGGCCGCTTTGTCACCTTCACCACCAATTGCGATGTCCACACCCACAAGCCCGACTATAGCAAATACGGTTTCCGAATAGATTTCCCGGACGACCTTCATGCCGGCTCTGAGTTTCGCTGGAGCGGTCAAACGTCCGACGGTCTCTGTGAAGTCGTCAACTACTACCTGCCCAATAAAGCCTACGCTGTCGCTTTGGAAAAAGCCGGCTTCCGCGATGTCAAATATCATGCCATCAGCCTATCTCCCCAAGCCCCCGAAACAGAAGCCTACTGGTCCTACTTTCTCCAGTATCCCCCCGCCTTTATGATCGATGCGGTTAAGTCGTGA